From Lysinibacillus sp. SGAir0095, the proteins below share one genomic window:
- a CDS encoding methyl-accepting chemotaxis protein: MKRSIRWRILAIVLIIIVLGLGTLGTVSSILIGSKTEDSVIEQSEVVVNGLSDNITTFLSTYEKSILKLAASPDVRNFHSSSTTYNDTADRIYRSDLAEYLSIYDASSGIYFTDGDYTIIEPHFEGINDLDIKARPWYTNAIQNPDQFVWSSPYIDSVTGEYAITGSVAVKDSNKIIGVLGVDILLAELTNMLSSTDLGYEGYPVVLDSEGVAIVHPSKIGEDLNSEAFVQSIQADTENKNNLETTINNEKSVVIYNKVPDLNWTVAAVYYIDNLHGLAKSIQQVILFIAIAIIAITFIVLFLFITNILKPIHKLGTLMEEVSKGDLSVNIEVKSQDEIGKLTQHFNSMIENMKNIITVVQESSNNVEQRSHHLSALAEETSASSLEVSNAVNDIAIGATTSSENADMVTETTGQLGDKINDMKVQTNSLHDITFEADRLNLMGQDKMNNLLGSFDHSNHELTNMAQAIKGLETKVGAIGTVMNTISEISSQTNLLALNASIEAARAGEHGKGFAIVAEEVRKLAEQSAKATEQVKTTILELQTESQQVASQMTEMQKTFLNQGIVVEDTSSLFTNLSTLIENMEGTFKNVIAQIEGIVSYKDQVVQTIEEMSLTAQSTAAACEEVSASSDEQLTAIQSVAEASEQLNNLSTELATAISRFKLK; encoded by the coding sequence TTGAAACGATCTATTAGATGGCGAATATTAGCTATTGTATTAATAATTATTGTTTTAGGTTTAGGTACGCTAGGCACAGTAAGCTCAATTTTGATTGGCTCAAAAACTGAGGATAGCGTAATTGAACAAAGTGAAGTAGTGGTAAACGGACTTTCTGATAATATCACAACATTTTTATCTACATATGAGAAGAGTATTTTAAAATTAGCTGCATCACCGGATGTACGAAATTTTCATTCAAGCTCAACTACATATAATGATACTGCAGATCGAATTTACCGTTCAGATTTAGCAGAATACTTATCTATTTATGATGCTTCATCAGGAATTTACTTTACGGATGGCGATTACACAATAATCGAACCTCATTTCGAAGGAATAAATGATTTAGATATAAAAGCACGTCCATGGTATACCAATGCAATCCAAAATCCAGATCAATTTGTTTGGTCTTCTCCATACATCGATAGCGTAACGGGCGAGTATGCAATAACAGGATCCGTGGCTGTTAAAGATAGCAACAAAATTATTGGTGTTTTAGGAGTAGACATATTATTGGCCGAGCTTACAAATATGCTTTCCTCAACTGATTTAGGATATGAAGGTTATCCAGTTGTTTTAGATAGTGAAGGAGTTGCCATCGTTCACCCTTCAAAAATTGGTGAAGATCTTAATTCTGAAGCGTTTGTTCAATCCATACAGGCTGACACTGAAAACAAAAACAATCTTGAAACTACTATTAACAATGAAAAGTCTGTCGTTATTTATAATAAAGTGCCAGATTTAAATTGGACAGTAGCTGCCGTCTATTATATTGATAATTTACATGGTTTAGCTAAAAGCATCCAGCAAGTGATTCTTTTCATTGCGATAGCTATTATTGCAATAACATTTATTGTTTTGTTCTTATTTATTACCAACATTTTAAAACCAATCCATAAACTTGGCACACTGATGGAGGAAGTTTCTAAAGGAGATTTATCGGTCAATATTGAGGTTAAATCTCAAGATGAAATCGGTAAACTCACGCAGCATTTCAACTCCATGATTGAAAATATGAAAAATATCATTACTGTGGTTCAAGAGTCATCAAATAATGTAGAGCAGCGTTCCCACCATTTAAGCGCGCTTGCAGAAGAAACAAGTGCTTCAAGTTTAGAAGTTTCAAATGCTGTGAATGACATCGCAATTGGTGCCACAACATCATCTGAAAATGCGGATATGGTAACAGAAACTACGGGACAACTCGGCGATAAAATCAATGATATGAAGGTTCAAACCAACTCATTACATGACATCACATTTGAAGCAGATAGGTTGAACCTTATGGGTCAAGACAAGATGAATAATTTATTAGGTTCCTTCGACCATTCAAATCATGAATTAACAAATATGGCTCAAGCAATAAAGGGCCTAGAAACTAAGGTTGGCGCTATTGGTACTGTAATGAATACGATTTCTGAAATATCATCTCAAACAAATTTACTTGCCCTTAACGCAAGTATCGAAGCTGCGCGTGCGGGTGAGCATGGAAAAGGGTTTGCAATTGTAGCTGAAGAAGTTAGAAAACTTGCAGAACAATCCGCAAAAGCAACAGAACAAGTAAAAACAACCATTCTAGAATTACAAACAGAATCACAACAAGTGGCAAGCCAAATGACAGAAATGCAAAAGACATTCCTAAATCAAGGTATTGTAGTAGAAGATACTAGCTCCCTCTTCACGAATCTTTCTACTCTTATTGAGAATATGGAAGGTACATTTAAGAATGTAATAGCCCAAATTGAAGGCATTGTAAGTTATAAAGATCAAGTAGTTCAAACAATTGAAGAAATGTCTCTGACAGCGCAATCAACTGCAGCTGCATGCGAGGAAGTAAGTGCATCAAGTGATGAACAACTTACAGCAATCCAATCCGTTGCTGAAGCCTCTGAACAATTAAATAATCTAAGTACTGAGTTAGCAACTGCTATAAGTAGATTTAAACTAAAATAA
- a CDS encoding HAD-IA family hydrolase, translated as MKQAIIFDMDGTLFQTNTVLEQALDATFEVLRESQLWVGETPIEKYREIMGVPLPVVWETLCPDLTNEVRERSNEYFQKKLIEMIRLRKGALYSNVVEVLKALSYKYPIFIASNGEQEYLQAIVETYELNPLINKIYSIQLIPTGNKSDLVKSIVEENELEHAWVVGDRLSDIQAAKENELISIGANFDFAQQEELKLAEFVINNLEELMIIIP; from the coding sequence ATGAAGCAAGCAATTATATTTGATATGGATGGTACTTTATTTCAAACAAATACGGTGCTGGAACAAGCATTGGATGCAACATTTGAAGTATTAAGAGAAAGTCAGTTATGGGTAGGGGAAACACCTATTGAAAAATACCGAGAAATCATGGGGGTACCCTTACCGGTTGTCTGGGAAACTCTCTGTCCGGATCTTACAAATGAAGTTAGAGAGAGAAGTAATGAGTACTTTCAGAAAAAATTAATCGAGATGATTCGCCTTCGAAAAGGGGCTCTTTATTCAAATGTAGTAGAGGTGCTTAAAGCACTCAGCTACAAATATCCGATTTTTATTGCAAGTAATGGCGAACAAGAGTATTTACAAGCAATTGTTGAAACTTATGAGTTGAATCCTTTAATTAATAAAATCTATAGCATTCAATTGATACCTACAGGAAATAAATCGGATTTGGTGAAATCGATTGTAGAAGAAAATGAACTAGAACATGCATGGGTAGTAGGGGATCGACTATCCGATATACAAGCTGCTAAAGAGAATGAATTGATATCGATTGGGGCAAATTTTGATTTTGCTCAACAGGAGGAGTTAAAGCTAGCTGAATTTGTTATTAATAATCTTGAGGAATTAATGATCATAATACCTTAA
- a CDS encoding glyoxalase/bleomycin resistance/extradiol dioxygenase family protein, translating into MKGASPYIFVENCLEILEYYRNILSGDIRNVQQTEDGKCLHAELVVGDSIIHFSDDFGKTKQGDNVRVSLECESEEEITRIYNDLSVSGNVTVELQDTSWGALHANLVDQFGVGWLLNYQK; encoded by the coding sequence TTGAAAGGTGCAAGTCCATATATCTTTGTAGAGAACTGTCTTGAAATCTTAGAGTATTATCGAAACATATTAAGTGGTGATATTAGAAATGTTCAACAAACTGAGGACGGTAAGTGTTTACATGCGGAACTCGTAGTAGGGGATAGCATTATCCATTTTTCAGATGATTTTGGGAAAACCAAACAAGGGGATAATGTGAGAGTAAGCCTAGAATGTGAAAGCGAGGAAGAAATCACAAGAATTTATAATGATTTAAGTGTTTCGGGAAATGTGACAGTAGAGCTTCAAGATACCTCTTGGGGAGCGTTGCACGCTAATTTAGTGGACCAATTTGGTGTTGGCTGGCTCTTGAATTACCAGAAGTAA
- a CDS encoding AbrB family transcriptional regulator: MHLKSISLVLLISVIGALLFDGLNLPVPWMLGPLFAVLISQFFIKYELFWPIQFRNIGLVVIGVSIGQTFQLNVFSGMTWLIFLMFLINIILVIISIAMAYGVHKISKISLKTALTCTVPGGLGQIVVFAEEEKDINLAVVTYFHVVRVVSIVIVIPFILSGHVLQTGSSESLLDIEWLPLVFLLLAAWATVWVGKKIKLPVPYFLTPILFIIVLTLFSVETPHVQGILLHIAQIFMGAYIGLLLKPNMLKLGKKVILLGIWSALLLLAITFLQGLLLVHYLGYSLSTSFLSTAAGGLDQMSLIATAIGADVSAVTVFQIFRILFVFLFVLPLLKVACTYIDKKQDKEINQQQKVLQ; this comes from the coding sequence TTGCATCTAAAATCGATTAGTCTAGTTTTGTTAATTAGTGTTATTGGTGCATTGTTATTTGATGGGCTAAATTTGCCGGTTCCTTGGATGTTAGGCCCTCTATTTGCCGTCCTTATAAGTCAATTCTTTATTAAATATGAGCTCTTTTGGCCAATCCAATTTCGGAATATAGGATTGGTTGTCATCGGTGTTTCTATTGGTCAAACCTTTCAATTAAACGTTTTTTCAGGTATGACCTGGCTCATTTTTCTTATGTTTCTCATTAATATTATTCTAGTTATTATAAGTATAGCAATGGCGTATGGTGTTCATAAAATCAGTAAGATTTCTTTGAAAACAGCCTTAACTTGTACGGTTCCTGGTGGTTTAGGGCAAATTGTTGTATTTGCCGAAGAAGAGAAAGATATAAATTTAGCGGTAGTTACCTATTTTCATGTGGTACGCGTTGTTAGTATAGTGATTGTCATCCCATTTATTTTATCTGGTCATGTTCTTCAAACCGGAAGTTCGGAAAGTCTTCTTGATATTGAGTGGCTTCCATTGGTATTTCTATTATTAGCAGCGTGGGCAACCGTGTGGGTTGGAAAAAAGATTAAATTACCGGTCCCATATTTTTTAACACCGATTTTATTTATCATTGTATTAACCTTATTTTCAGTAGAGACACCTCATGTACAGGGAATCTTATTACATATAGCTCAAATATTTATGGGAGCATATATAGGATTGCTGTTAAAACCCAATATGCTAAAACTCGGAAAAAAAGTAATTTTATTAGGTATATGGAGTGCTTTATTATTGCTTGCCATAACGTTCTTGCAAGGACTTTTATTGGTGCATTACTTAGGTTATTCCTTATCCACAAGCTTTTTAAGTACAGCGGCAGGTGGACTTGATCAAATGAGTTTAATAGCAACAGCTATCGGTGCGGATGTTTCGGCAGTAACGGTGTTTCAGATTTTCAGAATCTTATTTGTCTTCTTATTTGTCTTACCGTTATTAAAAGTAGCTTGCACGTATATTGATAAGAAACAAGACAAGGAAATAAATCAACAGCAGAAGGTGCTCCAATAA
- the cyoE gene encoding heme o synthase, translating to MQNYLDLWAKAVKTGIIKSNLIPMIAALMLALYTYKLSFIDHIPHIIFAFVGSAFIIGASGIFNNLYDRDIDAIMQRTKSRPTVTGELSARTVLVVGIILLIAGLAILSLTTWLAAFLGFLGVFFYVVPYTMWTKRRTIWNTEVGSISGAMPPLIGWATVAPNIWYPAAWALFIIMVIWQMPHFYAIAIRKKDDYAAANIPMLPVKKSMRRTYLQTNIYLVVMMLTSFLFVPLSWGLTLCSLILGGIWLWISIVGYRQMDEKKWANKMFAYSLIYMMAVFATVIIYSSVGMILQ from the coding sequence ATGCAAAACTATCTTGATCTCTGGGCTAAGGCAGTTAAGACAGGGATAATTAAATCCAATTTAATTCCCATGATTGCTGCACTTATGCTCGCTTTATATACGTACAAACTAAGTTTTATTGATCATATACCGCACATCATATTTGCCTTTGTAGGTTCAGCTTTCATTATCGGAGCTTCCGGTATTTTTAATAATTTGTATGATCGCGATATTGATGCAATTATGCAACGTACAAAATCTAGACCTACAGTAACAGGGGAACTAAGTGCTCGAACTGTACTTGTTGTCGGTATTATTCTTCTAATTGCAGGACTTGCGATTCTTTCTTTAACAACTTGGTTGGCTGCTTTTCTTGGCTTCCTGGGTGTGTTTTTCTATGTTGTTCCTTACACAATGTGGACAAAAAGAAGAACAATTTGGAACACGGAAGTGGGAAGTATTTCGGGAGCTATGCCGCCGTTAATTGGCTGGGCAACTGTAGCACCAAATATTTGGTATCCTGCAGCATGGGCTTTATTTATCATCATGGTTATCTGGCAAATGCCACATTTCTATGCGATTGCAATTCGTAAAAAAGATGACTATGCAGCGGCGAATATACCGATGCTACCAGTTAAAAAGAGCATGAGAAGAACTTATTTGCAAACAAATATTTATTTAGTGGTTATGATGCTGACAAGTTTCTTGTTTGTGCCTCTTAGTTGGGGTTTAACATTATGCTCACTTATCTTAGGTGGTATATGGCTTTGGATCAGTATTGTAGGATACCGCCAAATGGATGAGAAAAAATGGGCAAATAAAATGTTTGCTTACTCATTAATCTATATGATGGCAGTATTTGCCACGGTAATTATTTATTCAAGTGTCGGTATGATTCTTCAATAA